In Drosophila subpulchrella strain 33 F10 #4 breed RU33 chromosome X, RU_Dsub_v1.1 Primary Assembly, whole genome shotgun sequence, the DNA window AGAATAGAGCGGAATGATGGCGACCTCTTGCTATGATTAGACCCCACGATTCGGCAGATCCTTGACCTTGTAGATGCGGACTAGCCAGTGCTCCGTGGTGTAGGCCTCCTCCAAGACATCTAGCTCGAAGTCCTTGTTGCCGATTTCGGCCGCCCGAACTCGATCGTAACCCTGGGCCTTGCCACCTTCGGTGTACATTTGCCCAAAGCGATAGTAGCACATTTTGTACATCAAACAGTTGAGCAATGTGGGTGAACCCTCCTTGTCCACTCGGAACTCGCCATTGGCGGCATAGTAGTCCTTTTCACGGATGTGCGCCCCACGATCCGTGCTGCCGCCAATGCGCACCATCCACAGGAACTTGTTGATATCGTCAGAGGAGTAGCCAGTCAGTCCTCCGAAAATCACTAGAACATAATCCACATCCAGTTCGCGCATTATCTCGTAGGCTTTTTCCTCCGACGAAGCCATCGCTTGGCCAACGCGCGATATGTGCGTGTTATTCCAAGTATTGTTGTCCACCAATATTGTGCGATTGGCCATGGCCGTTATCTGGTAGCCATAATCCCACCAGGACATTATGCGAGCATCCTggtaaatacatttaaaaacagTTTAGTTTTGGCTACTCAACGGGAATGGGCAAAAGGTAGTGGTTTTTATGGTTTTGTCAGCTTGGTTGTTTTAGTACTCATTGTGTATCATACTCTTCCTATCAAGAATTTGCAATGTAGTCATCATGAGAAGGTGAAAATCTCGAGAAGCCCACACAGCCAGTTGAATATTCTATGTTTAAAGTGACTTAAAAATAGCTACTCCGCATGGCTAGGCAGGCAAAACACTCGATAAAAGAACCATCTATGCTGGTAACTCACCTCCGGTGTGTTCATCTGCAGCCAGTAATAGGCCTCGCGGAAATCATCGAAGATGATGCGGCCGCCATCGTGCGACCTGGCACTCAGCACAATGCTGGGCGAAGAGTACGCCTCCGAGGTGACCCAGGTGCAGTGCAGCGTGTACACGATCAGCATCAGAGTGATGACTCCCACAAATCCAATGGCCACCTCGCTCTTCACGCCGCCCGTCTGCTGCTCCAGCTTCTTGTGCTGCCGCTTGCTCTCCACTCCCTGTTTCCCCGATCCACCCGCATCCACGCTCTTGATATACTTGGCCAGCAAATGCGAAATGGCGATGCCGGACAGCACACACATCACGGGCGCCAGGACCAGCATCAGTCGCACCATCACACCGGCGAAGTAAATGCTGGTAACTCCGTacaaaataatgaagatatttGAGTCCGTCAGCTTGGAGAAGCAGAAATACAGGCCAGCTGGAAATAGGAACACCAGGATCTGCAAGGGAGTTCCAAAGAGTCAATAAATGAGTTCTAGAGGGAAAAGGTCACGATTAAAGGAGTTACATATATCTATAATACTGCCTCAGCGATCAAAGTGCAAGGTAATCATTTCAATGCATTAAGGCGCAACTCATTCGCATCGTGGTTAAGTTTTCATCTTTGGCAGATAAATCTCTTCCGTCAGTTTAAGCTAAATTATTGTTATCTTTTCTTGACTTAAATTTATAaggaaaatatatgtatataacaTGTACTCGAATTTAGTTTTTCTTACAAAACTAACTTTTCTCCCAACGGAACCCACCTGCAGATCGAAATAGAAGGACGACCAGGATGTCGG includes these proteins:
- the LOC119557999 gene encoding dolichyl-diphosphooligosaccharide--protein glycosyltransferase subunit STT3A; the encoded protein is MTLDVGGVARGLLTWEKQEHLVKLAILILAAVLSFATRLFSVLRFESVIHEFDPYFNYRTTRFLAEQGFYKFHNWFDDRAWYPLGRIIGGTIYPGLMLTSAALYRLMWLLNVTIDIRNVCVFLAPFFSSLTTLVTYALTKEIHSTGAGLVAAALISIVPGYISRSVAGSYDNEGIAIFCMLFTYYLWIKAVKTGTIFWSAMSALAYFYMVSSWGGYVFLINLIPLHVLALMITGRFSHRIYIAYSTLYCVGTILSMQISFVGFQPIQSSEHMLALGTFGLCQIHAFVDYLRSRIPKDHFELLFKTLVSSVLTVVFVVGILLTLTGKVSPWTGRFYSLLDPSYAKNHIPIIASVSEHQPTSWSSFYFDLQILVFLFPAGLYFCFSKLTDSNIFIILYGVTSIYFAGVMVRLMLVLAPVMCVLSGIAISHLLAKYIKSVDAGGSGKQGVESKRQHKKLEQQTGGVKSEVAIGFVGVITLMLIVYTLHCTWVTSEAYSSPSIVLSARSHDGGRIIFDDFREAYYWLQMNTPEDARIMSWWDYGYQITAMANRTILVDNNTWNNTHISRVGQAMASSEEKAYEIMRELDVDYVLVIFGGLTGYSSDDINKFLWMVRIGGSTDRGAHIREKDYYAANGEFRVDKEGSPTLLNCLMYKMCYYRFGQMYTEGGKAQGYDRVRAAEIGNKDFELDVLEEAYTTEHWLVRIYKVKDLPNRGV